From a single Nicotiana tomentosiformis chromosome 2, ASM39032v3, whole genome shotgun sequence genomic region:
- the LOC138904681 gene encoding uncharacterized protein — protein MGHINRYCPHLTGGPAQQRSQPTTSSPITSPPAQPARGGAQSVRGRPRGEGRSGDGQARFYAIPARPDVVASDAVITCIVSVFHREASIQFDPGSTYSYVSSYLAHHLDMPCESLVSPIHVSTSVGDTIIVDRVYRSCLVTIGSLDTKVDLLLLSMVDFDVILGMDWLSPCHAVLDYHTKTVTLAMPGLPRI, from the coding sequence ATGGGCCACATCAATAGGTATTGTCCCCACCTtacgggaggtccagctcagcagaggagtcagcctacgACTTCGTCTCccattacttcaccacccgctcaaccagctaggggtggagctcagtcagttaggggtcgccctagaggggaaggccgatCAGGTGACGggcaggcccgattctatgctattcctgccagacctGATGTTGTcgcttcagacgcagtgatcacttgtattgtctcagttttccacagaGAGGCCTCTATAcaatttgaccctggttccacttattcatatgtatcatcgtacttggctcatcatttggatatgccctgtgagtctttagtttcacctATTCATGTCTCTACGTCAGTAGGCGATACTATCATTgtagaccgtgtatatcggtcgtgtttagtgaCCATTGGGAGTTTGGATACTAAagttgatctcttgttgcttagcatggttgattttgatgtgatcttgggtatggattggttgtctccatgtcatgctgttctagattatcatactaagactgtgacgttggcgatgccggggttacctaggaTTTAg
- the LOC138904682 gene encoding uncharacterized protein has translation MKEKSSAQVKKIEELEARLASELAKAKSDAEEAKAEAYGIVTVYRADAEAAQVQAREVAETAKTRAYWIAELTKCQSRRETLEAIHARGFDLTGEIIKASEHEAKAGTMASSDDDDDDGSKSGSENGEDLNGKEVAPKKD, from the coding sequence atgaaggagaaaagctcggcTCAGGtaaagaaaatagaggagctcgaggctcgattggcttccgaacttgcaaaggccaaatctgatgCCGAAGAGGCAAAGGCCGAGGCATATGGGATTGTGACAGTCTaccgggctgatgctgaagccgctcaagtccaagcgagagaggtAGCCGAGACCGCTAAAACTCGAGCctattggattgctgaactcaccaaatgccaatctcggagggaaaccctcgaggcgatccacgctcgaggttttgatcttACCGGCGAGATAATAAAAGCTAGTGAGCATGAAGCTAAAGCTGGAACGATGGcttcttccgatgatgatgatgatgatggaagcaagagtgggtccgagaatggggaggacctcaaCGGAAAAGAAGTTGCCCCCAAAAAAGAttag
- the LOC138904683 gene encoding uncharacterized protein, with protein sequence MPEGTLSLNDEEAEGISQPHNDALVISILMNKIQVKRVLIDPESSANIIRSRFVKQLGLQDQIVPAAQILNGFNMASETTKGEIVLPINVAETIQKTKFHVIEGNMRYNALLGRPWIHNMRAVPATLHQMLKFPTPDGVKMVYEEQHAAKEMFVVDEVIPVSAL encoded by the coding sequence atgccagaaggcactttatcattgaATGAcgaggaagcagaagggatctcacaaccccataatgatgctttggtaatctctatccttatgaataaaattcaggttaaacgtgttttaattgatccagaaagctcggccaatattattcgatcgaggttCGTgaagcagctcggcctacaagatcagattgtACCAGCAGCTcagattctcaatggcttcaacatggcgagtgaaacaactaaaggtgaaatcgtCCTACCAATAAATGTAGCCGAAACTATTCaaaaaacaaagttccatgtgatcgaaggcaatatgagatacaacgcactgctcggaagaccctggattcataacatgagggcagtccccgcaacccttcaccaaatgctgaagttcccaacaccggatggagtaaaaatggtGTATGAGGAACAACAcgctgccaaagagatgttcgtGGTCGACGAAGTGATACCGGTATCGGCACTTTAG